The Pyrococcus kukulkanii genome contains a region encoding:
- a CDS encoding TldD/PmbA family protein: MHDLVEFAVERALDLGAEYAEARFEEKQGTSIAMKNGVPEGLSLLSDRGIGIRVLVNGGMGFASTNVLTKESVAEAVERAVKLAKSASKLRKEPIKFSEEHFHQVKYEVKMKKDFRDVPPEEKLELLKKIEEEVMGTGIKVPMRYLAYSDHVWHKIFMNSEGAYVKSKIPRVSVMYNLVVFENGQMEQAPFIERAFSGGLELIEKDEPWERAKKEVETLRKLIVEGKRPPEGKVDLVISPEVAGIAVHESVGHPYELDRIMGREAAQAGESFVKPDMLGERIGSEVVTVIDDPTIPNSWGFYLYDDEGVKARPRYLIRNGIITEFLMNREYAYKLGLNSNAAARAINYNREPIVRMANTYLAPGDYSFEELIEDIKLGVYMVSFNEWNIDDRRYQQRYIGREAYLIENGEIKHPVKRPILEITTRGLWTSVDAVGKEVEFYPGTCGKGEPGQGVPVWMGGAHARLRDIPLRRP, translated from the coding sequence ATGCATGACCTAGTTGAGTTCGCGGTGGAGAGGGCCCTGGATCTAGGAGCAGAGTACGCGGAAGCAAGGTTTGAGGAGAAGCAGGGAACTTCAATTGCAATGAAGAACGGTGTTCCAGAGGGATTAAGCCTGCTCTCAGACAGGGGAATAGGAATTAGAGTCCTCGTTAACGGTGGAATGGGCTTCGCAAGCACGAACGTTCTAACCAAGGAGAGCGTTGCAGAGGCTGTTGAGAGGGCGGTAAAGCTGGCAAAATCTGCCTCAAAGCTCAGGAAAGAACCAATAAAGTTCAGCGAAGAACACTTCCACCAGGTCAAGTACGAGGTCAAGATGAAGAAGGATTTTAGGGATGTTCCCCCAGAAGAAAAGCTCGAGCTCCTGAAGAAGATCGAGGAGGAAGTTATGGGAACTGGAATAAAGGTTCCGATGAGGTACCTCGCATATTCCGACCATGTTTGGCACAAGATATTCATGAACAGCGAGGGGGCCTACGTGAAGAGCAAAATCCCAAGGGTTTCCGTAATGTACAACTTAGTTGTCTTCGAGAACGGTCAGATGGAGCAGGCTCCCTTCATCGAGAGAGCTTTCTCAGGAGGGCTTGAGCTGATTGAGAAGGATGAACCCTGGGAGAGGGCTAAGAAAGAAGTTGAGACCTTAAGAAAGCTGATAGTTGAAGGAAAGAGGCCTCCAGAGGGCAAAGTTGATCTCGTTATAAGCCCCGAGGTAGCCGGAATTGCGGTTCACGAGAGCGTTGGGCACCCCTATGAACTCGACAGGATAATGGGAAGGGAGGCCGCTCAGGCGGGAGAGAGCTTTGTCAAGCCTGATATGTTAGGGGAGAGAATCGGGAGCGAAGTTGTTACTGTAATAGATGATCCAACGATTCCAAACAGCTGGGGCTTCTACCTCTACGATGACGAAGGAGTGAAAGCTCGCCCAAGGTACCTCATAAGGAACGGAATAATAACCGAATTTCTCATGAACAGGGAGTACGCCTACAAGCTCGGCCTTAATTCAAACGCCGCAGCTAGAGCAATAAACTACAACAGGGAGCCAATAGTGAGGATGGCCAACACCTACCTCGCCCCAGGAGATTACTCATTCGAGGAGCTCATCGAGGACATAAAGCTCGGCGTCTACATGGTCTCCTTCAACGAGTGGAACATTGATGATAGGAGATACCAGCAGAGGTACATCGGCAGGGAAGCCTATCTAATCGAGAACGGCGAAATAAAGCATCCCGTAAAGAGGCCAATCCTCGAAATCACGACTAGGGGATTGTGGACCAGTGTTGATGCCGTAGGCAAGGAAGTTGAGTTCTACCCCGGAACCTGCGGCAAGGGCGAACCCGGACAGGGCGTCCCGGTCTGGATGGGTGGAGCGCACGCGAGGCTTAGGGATATCCCACTGAGGAGGCCGTGA
- a CDS encoding TldD/PmbA family protein has product MFDVNELILKKAKELGFGDVVVLSYEMNRRQVRFANNEVTVAKHWHERKVELFVEWEKRIAGTSITDLSEENIEKTLKTLKANLEKMKPKEDYYGIAEGPFKYKDIPETFDKAIVELDDPSEYVERAINAALEEGAKRVAGVLYTDHNKLYLTTSNGVEAFDEGTGIEISVRAFIGDLESGHGTNSVRVLKKFDPESAGRKAGEIAKLARNPEQGPEGRFDVIFDPLAFANLLSYMGWAFSAFAVEAGFSYFANKLDQKVASDVVTIKDIGNLPNGYATRKFDDEGVPTRETTLIENGVLKTYLFNTSLAKKYKRETTANAGLIAPRAWNIVLEPGDHTKDELFQEVKKGIYITNVWYTRFQNYMTGDFSTIPRDGIFLVENGELKPIRNIRVSDNMLRILQNVVALTKDSYHIHWWEVSRPVTTPYVLVKEVGITRATK; this is encoded by the coding sequence ATGTTTGATGTTAACGAGCTCATCCTTAAGAAGGCCAAAGAGCTCGGTTTTGGGGATGTTGTGGTTTTGAGCTATGAGATGAACAGGAGGCAGGTTAGGTTCGCAAACAATGAGGTTACCGTTGCGAAGCATTGGCACGAAAGGAAGGTGGAGTTATTCGTCGAGTGGGAGAAGAGGATCGCAGGGACGAGCATTACCGACTTGAGCGAGGAGAATATAGAGAAGACCCTCAAGACCCTAAAGGCCAACCTCGAGAAGATGAAGCCTAAGGAGGACTACTATGGAATCGCCGAGGGGCCCTTCAAGTACAAGGACATCCCCGAGACATTCGATAAGGCGATAGTCGAGCTTGACGATCCTAGCGAGTACGTTGAGAGGGCGATAAATGCAGCACTCGAGGAAGGTGCCAAGAGGGTTGCTGGAGTCCTCTACACAGATCACAACAAGCTGTACTTAACGACGAGCAACGGCGTTGAGGCATTCGATGAGGGAACGGGAATAGAGATAAGCGTTAGGGCCTTCATCGGTGACCTTGAGAGCGGACACGGGACGAACTCAGTCAGGGTTCTTAAGAAGTTCGATCCAGAGTCCGCTGGGAGGAAAGCAGGGGAGATAGCCAAGCTGGCAAGGAACCCTGAGCAGGGGCCCGAGGGAAGGTTTGATGTAATCTTCGATCCATTGGCCTTTGCCAACCTGCTCAGCTACATGGGCTGGGCGTTTTCAGCCTTCGCCGTTGAAGCCGGGTTCAGCTACTTCGCCAACAAGCTCGACCAGAAAGTCGCGAGTGATGTGGTAACGATAAAGGATATCGGCAATCTGCCCAACGGCTACGCAACGAGGAAGTTCGATGACGAAGGAGTTCCCACAAGGGAAACCACCCTCATAGAGAACGGCGTCCTGAAAACTTACCTCTTCAACACGAGCTTGGCGAAGAAGTACAAGAGGGAAACTACTGCAAACGCTGGTTTAATTGCCCCGAGGGCGTGGAACATAGTCCTCGAGCCCGGAGACCACACTAAAGATGAGCTCTTCCAGGAAGTAAAGAAGGGGATTTACATCACGAACGTCTGGTACACGAGGTTCCAGAACTACATGACCGGCGACTTCTCGACGATACCCAGGGACGGAATATTCCTGGTGGAGAACGGCGAATTAAAGCCGATAAGGAACATAAGGGTAAGCGACAACATGCTCAGGATCCTCCAGAATGTAGTTGCCCTAACGAAAGATTCATATCACATCCACTGGTGGGAGGTTTCAAGGCCAGTAACTACTCCGTACGTTCTAGTGAAGGAAGTGGGGATAACTAGGGCCACCAAGTGA